The Pagrus major chromosome 24, Pma_NU_1.0 region TGAAGAGATCGTGGTCCTCGTTAAAGATCCTGCGGGTCCCGATGTCCATCAGGGATTTGGCGCTGGAGGTCTCTGGACGGGTCGAGGAGACGGGCTTCCCGAGCGGCTCGGCCTGAGTGTGCTGCAGCCTGGGAGGAAGTACAGAAATACAACAAACTGAACTTTATCAAAAGACGCCTAATTGTCTTTATTAATCGTTTGGACAAAGAAATgttccaaaaaacaaacagcaaacattaaaaaagtaaattataacTTCCCACATCACAAAATAATGTCATCTGCTATCTTGTTTTAAtccaaacaacagtaaaaatcCGACagatattcaatttattttcatttttaatgggAATTATGTAAGAATTacagttgaaaacaaaaaaaattaaatcaaattatcaAAATCCAAATAATCcaaatccaataaaataaataaatatataaataaaaaacagcagaagtTTAAAGAGTtacagacaataaataaattaatcgaccattaaatgtcaaaatattgagaCTTTTACTTTTTCCTTGTTTCATTTCCGCCTGCTAggattttcaaattaaaactcCATATCTGTCAATCTCAGGAAAGTGTGTCAAAGGTCGTATACGGACAAAATAACTTTAACCTCGACCATAACAGACACTGAGTTGCAGGAGTAGACCCTCTGTAGCTCATATATAAGTCACATAACTACTTAATCGTGCATTATGCAGGAATTTCGCATTTCTAGTCACGTTAGTTTGACACAAAAGTCCATCTAAACAACATATAacttgaaaaaacattaaaaatgtaaagtatttCGGGTATGTGTCACCTTGCAGTGGCCGCAGAGAGCACCTGTTGTCTCCTGGAGACATTTCTCAGCCCAGAAACACAAGTTTTAAACATGTTTCGAGATAAAGACGGAGACAGACagcaacaggaaacacagcagcgGACCGCACGAAGACCGTCTCTCATGTGAGGAGGGATCACTCCTCCGGGTTAAAATGTGCCCGGGGGGTTTTTAGCTTTGTGTGTTGACATATTTCATTTTGAGTTcaaactaatttaaaatgtgGCTTTAAAGGAAgttatttacataaatataagCTGTGTAaagccagtggtggaagaaataaTCAGCTCCTAATCAACACATGTTTTAATATCGCTGTGAAAATactcaaaaagtaaaagtatgtaagtcTTATCAGCTAAATCTACCaaaagtaagtaaaaataacaatatttgcctctgagatgttgtgctatacaaatataaacgtgtttaaaatggaaatactcgagtaaatgtacttagttacatttaaCCACTGTGTTGAAAAAGCAGCGGAGTGAGACCTCTTACTTCTCCCTTCTCTTCGTGCAGagatttcttcttctactaAAGAAACACGGTTGTTGCTGCTCAGCTCTGACACCTGCTGGTAGGAGGACAGTTGTTGCAGAAATACAGTAAAGCAATTATTAGTAAGTGCTGTCAGGTTTCTGATGAAAATACTACGGAAGCCCTTAAGGGCCATGCgttcttacattttatttcctccattttcccgtgataacgagttaatttcatgtgttttctcgagatctcgagttattatctcgaaataacaactgccgttttcccgagataacgggatgATTTTCtggagatctcgagataacgaaactttgttttcccgagataacgacataattaatttgagatctcgagaaaacaaaacgatagtgtcgtatattaaatcattgtaggaaacatcattcagtgtagcgatgtcagaggagcaggagcatatcgatcaccgcgtcacatatcttttcaaagaaatagcattatgccttgctattacagataatatacacatacacGCAAGGCTTCAGGCGccgcaatctaagtgagcctgatgtcgtcgttaactacatagctgaccagctacgaggtcccgggcgtctccatcatctcaggcctatcatatcacagttattatctcgagatctcgaattaattatatcgttatctcgggaaaacaaagtttcgttatctcgagaaaattatctcgttatctcgggaaaacggcagttgttatttcgagataataactcgagatctcaagaaaacaaatgaaattaactcgttatctcgggaaaacggaggaaataaaatgtatgaatgcatggccctttagggcttccgtaaaatACATAATTAGAACTACatgcttattattattattattattatcattattattattgttatagaTTTACATATGAAACTAAACAACAATATAAGTAACAATATATATTTTGGTGCAGGAgacattttagttatttttagcTCATGCAGGATCTAATATGTGAcataattaaaattttaataGAGTAAAAACAGAATAGAAAAGTTTAATATTTAACTTGTCACTgacatatacatttatatttttttacaatgtaTGTGGAGGCAGAAAATGCTTGATGTCCTATATTAAGAAAGTCTGATCACTTCCTTGTTGCACCACAAGAGGGCAGGGTCCCTTCAGGTTTCAGCTTTGAACTGGTTGCAGTTTGGTCCAATGACCAGAGGTAAGTTAAATTTACACAGTTGAACACATCCATAAATTATCTGATATATCCGGAGGCATTCCTTAAAACGATTGACCTTGTTATGTCCACGTCTTCAATCTTCTTTGTGTCTATTCTTACGAGTGTGTGTTTCTTATTTATAAATTGTTATGTCATGATTGTGTAGtaacttttatttatgttactATTATGCATGATACAAATGActctctcctttaaaataaactgttttattattttatttttatttcttaaagaGGAAGAATTGAAATCACATTTGTGGCACTTAAAAATAAACCacctttttccttctcttgtATAATCAATACAATTATTTCAATTGCCAGAGATAATACtgccattttttgtttggttagGACAGTTTTGTGTGTCATATGTGTGATTGTCATGTCTTttgtatatgtttttaaataaaaaagcaaaacatagCGTTCAATAAATGGCACAGTCTGGATAAAACAGCACAAATTCAGATTACAATCTAACCTTATAGAtagaaaattagattttaaaggtgcactttgtagttttagagaagaaattcaaactcaggaatatttattttttccataagaaGACTGTTtaaagctggaaaggtggcagggtccgccacatataaacagagtacaagtttgtttattcagttaattcagaagtttgtttatttagtttgtttaggcataaaaaataatcagtcaataaagatgtTTCGCTTCTGATTAacaatttcttccccaaaactacagactgcacctttaaatatgcTTTAATTAAGTTGTTAAACACCATTTTATtagttttctttcattcttttattatattaaaaatatagtTTCTGCATTTCtgtccagaataaatgtcataTTCTACAAAAATGTCGAGTTAAACTCCTTGTATATGTGCACATAACTTGGGCCTACATGGTCAATGAAGGATCAAGAATCAACTCAGATGGGATGTACTTTGGAAAAGTTTATTCTGACATGAACAGagtgacaataaataaaacttttcagGGAAGCGGGGAGACTTTTGGCGGTCTAGCCACGACCATTCTCCAGCACCTTTGGCATTGCTGGGCCAGTGATGGCGTGACTGAATGAGGTGGCGGTGGGAAGGGAGGGATCTACCCTCACTTGATGAGCGGTCGCCCCTTTTCCCCCGTTCCTCACCCCATGCGGCATGTGGAGACGTGCCCCGGTGGGGGGTAGGGTAGAGGCCGAGTGATGGAGGGGTCTACGGTGTAGAGGTGATGGTGGCGTCccgagagagggaggagggcgTTTGAGACGAaatggaaaggaaaacaaaataaaacaacaagatgGGTTTGCTTCAACATCCCTTGTACATAGTCCTTGTCTTTCCTTGGTTGGTCTTTGACAACAGTGTAGATGTCCTGAACACCGTCGGGCTGTTCTTCAGCACTCCTGCTGCCGGCCTCTTACACAGACAAGATGTGCTTGACGAAAGCTGGAGAAAGACGAACCCATGTGTTAAAATCCTTGATGTAATATtattaaaaagagagaaagagggaatgCAGGGAAGTTGAAGCTTACCCTCATAGTGCACACTGCCGTTCTCGTCCTCCTGACCGGCCATGAGGGCATCAATCTCGGGCTCGGTCATCTTCTCTCCTGTGGAGGCGTGAGGATCCGTGTCATGTCTCCATTTCACATACTCTGCATGCTAAGCAAACTATATGTGTTGCGCTTCTATATTTGGGGAACTCGAGACTCACCCAGGGTGGACAGCACGATGCGCAGCTCAGCGCCCATGACTGTGCCGTTGCCCTCCTTGTCGAAGACGCGCAGACCCTCAACGTAGTCGTCATAGGTACCCTTCGGCATGGCGTCGACTTCCTTCAGCATGGGCAGGAAAGCTTCGAAGTTGATCCTCTTGTTGGCCATgtctggtggaaaaaaaggtcACGACGAGGGCGGCGTTACCACACACGCTTTCATCGCAGTTTGTTTAAGTCTGCTTCCTTTTAATGTTTCAGGATCAAAGGGAGCTCGGGAAAAGCTTTGTAACCTCTGAGATAAAAGATACTTCAGGGTTTTTTTGATCTTTACATTTAAGTCTTTAAGCGATGACTTCTTACCGTCGGCGGTGGGGTTGCCCAGAATCTTTGTAACGTCCTTGTTGGTGGGATTCTGGCCAAGAGCGCGCATGATGTCAGCCACCTGGTTAAAGGCCACCTGGGCGTCACCGACTCTGTCAAAGAGACCAAAAGCCTCCTTGAAGTCTGGAGGGTCGAGAGAGAAACTTTTTGAGTTACAGAGTTCTGACACAAAGACATGGTAACATTTCAAGAAAAGATATTGTTGGGTTTTCTGTCCTTTCTATTAGAGTCTATCGCAGCTATGTCGATGCAGGAGAAGCCGCATACTTCCGTCATTGCGAGCAGCCAACAGGGAGCGACAGCTGTACCCGGGCAGGGACTAGGGAAGGCAGCGACTGGGGCCCCGAACAAAGGTTAGCTATTTCTATGAATCCTACCAACAGGCCAGCTCAAAGTGACCTTTTTGAAAAGATTAATGCTCTTGCGTGGCttctgaacagcagcagcaggaacagctGTAGCAactcctcccccacctccaccctccaAACCTCCACCCCTCTCCATTCCTGCCTCCACTTGCATTTGGGAGGAATTTAGGGGCAAGCAAACCGATACACCCCGACACAGTACCCCCCAGGCCATATAGAGGCATGGATCTTGTCGAGTTAAACATGAGAATGCTGACTGCGACGTAATCAACACCTTTGCGTGTATATATGAACCACAATGTGCAGAAACAGCATTTTCTACGTcgtcttctttcttttttttggtgccAAATTGAAGGTGAACTTGACAGGATGCCCAATTCGACACACAACACAAgaatggaaaagaaaagtggCGTACCCACATTGGAAGAGCCACAACAAATGGGTAATATTTTGTAGAGGACACGTCTTTCAGCGCCGAACAAAAGGTTGGGGACTGGTACTAGTTTGGACACCTTATGTAAGGGGATGCCTGCGTCTTGAACCTTGGCCCGGGGATTAACACCTCTGCCATGCAAGGCCCACTGGAGGCTCGCAAGACAAGACAAGGCCGGCCTCGGCTTAGAATAGACATATCTCAAATCCTCCTCGACAACTGGACAAATCCGTGGAATGGCATGTCCTAACAGTCGTCTTCAGTCTGGATGTTTCCTCATCCCTACTTCCACCttttagcggttactctggaCTAACGGTTCGAGCCCGCAGCTGCTCTAAGATGTTTGTTTGGTGGGACAACTGCGGAGAAGACGGGGCGTAACCTCTCCTGCATGACGATGAGAGAGCgggattttatttgtgttgccGTTAACTTTACTTACCCTCAATCTGGTCGGCGCTGAACTCGGTCTGTCACATGGGAACACACAAACGAAACGGgacattcacaaaacacatgaacacacagaacacagagaaaatggaaacagatgCTTTATGAGTACAGAAATTCATTTTATGTACGATTTTTTGAAGAATTATCGCTGTAAACTGACAAAAACTGCAGTAAACACATGCTGGATGGTGAAATTATAggtttttcttgcttttttttttagatataaACCTAGAAATCTGGATGTATTTCCTGGGCCATCAGACTTTTTACATAGcagtagcaaaaaaaaaaaatgcaagtcTTGATTTCTCTTCCAATAATTTGCCAATAAAATCCCAATTTTGGGCTTATTTTCAAAGAGCTGGTATCCAAACCCACGCCATGTCCCtggcaggggaaaaaaaaaaaaaaagtatctccATCGGCCCACCCAAAGACGTCCAAGACAAGATTTTTTTAGTACACACCATTTTGGAGAGGAGTTGGAGctggaggaaagaaaggagaagagaTGCTGGAGTCCCAAGACAGAGTGGTCCTGGGCCATGGTCGAAGCCCCCTCTTATTTATCCCGGGCTTGTGATGTCACGTATGCTAATGGGGCGGATCAGATGACACGCTGAAACATCTTTAACTTTCTTAGGGCACacggagaggagagcagagggagtCGGCCTTTAGAAGGGGACAGGGGTATTTTTAGAAGAAGAAATAAGCGATCGAGACTCTTTGTGTCGCGTTCGTCCCGAGAAGTTTTTGAACTAACTTCTTACGAGGAATAAAAAACGCTTTCTTTTGACTCGATGTTGAAAGTTTTTATGGGTTTGTAGGAGACGTTGAGCCGTGGATGAAAATTCAGAAAAACTCGGCTACCTAGTGGCCCACTTCAGGAGGGCTCCGagcccagagagagagagatcgtTTACAAGgtggtatttttaaacatgagccttctcctcctcctcttatgGTGAAATAACAGCGGGgtgaaaaaagtgtttgaaaagcTGATTCCATTCACAAGTATGACACAAGTCAGCGTCGCAGATTTTGGGCTGTTTTGCTTCCGTAACGCGTCTTTTCTTTCGCGCTCgtggaaagaaaatgtgcataaatacacatttatgtgtttgtttcagttcagATCTTCGTGCAACgtagaaaacatttaatttgacgGCCTCAGTTGAATATTCAAGCATAAAACTGTGATAAAGAGATATATTGTATAAATTGGACCCTGCTCAATATTTCTTTGTCTAAAAAATGTACGTAATTTCTAAAATAGTGCTGATCAATGACGGGACAGAACTCTAGCTGGGTCGGTTTGACCTCAGTGCTGCTGGGTTGCGTATTTGACCCAACCTAGTGAGTGAAAATAACTCTCTCGCTGGGTTGAATATTACCCAGACACTGAGTTTAAAGGGTTTCTTCTGCTCTTCAGCAGCTCTTACATGAACATAACTTCTTAACTGTATTCCTATCTGTATTCTGAAGGTTTTCACAGAGGGGGTTTGTTCATGGATCGTTCATCGGctgatttattgattgttgACATTATattctgatttatggagtgataaaaaaaataagatatcCAAAATTCCCTCTGTAAAAAACCTCTGACTctaatatgtcaacaaaataaacaagaatTTTGAAACTTATCTTaatttctgttctggaaatgtgtgtgaatgatacatttttaattagattGAGGTTTATAGACATTACCTTTAAATGGACGTGTACAATGAACATATACGCAACAAAGACGGTCCAAAAGTTAATAGTTTTTAAATTTAACACTGTAACACTTAACATATATTGATGAACAAGTATCTTCTGTTCACTCTGTGCAGCTGAATGAATAGACGACCACACTGGAGTGAAATTGAGGTTATAAACTGATGAGAAAAGGTTAAATCATGCAGAAGTAAAGGCTTAATGACATCATCTCTGGAGGTTAAATGACCGGAGCACGGAGCTGCTCCATCAGagctctccatggtgctgacGGCAACATCAAACATCAGATCTATTATTAATGCAGCAGAGGTATCAAACACAACTGTAggaaataacacacacatgtattatATTAAATCAAGGTCATACTTTGTAATGTGCTTTTTGCAGGAAAAGTCTTTTTTCTGTCCTTAATGGGCcaaaaaataaagctgcaaTTATTAGTCgattattaattaaaattagTGATTGTTTCcatgtttcagcttcttaaatgtgagaatatgctgcttttctttaccatttatgacattaaatgaagaatatttgggttttggactggaTGTTGggcaaaagaagcaatttgaagacgtcaatTTGGCGTCTGGGAAACTGTGACGAgcattttgttctttcttttttgcaatttttaaaatattttatagactaaacaatcgAACAGTCGTGAAAATGATCAGTTTAATCTAGAATGAAAATGATCGTGAGGTGCAGCTGTAATCAAACACCTTTGGCAGCTTGAAAGTCTTCAATCATCACGTCAGAAATGTAAATACTTGTGTTCTTTGTatagaataaaaatgtgttttgtaataaatgtttgttttcccttCAAAGTTTTCTTCAAaggacagaaacagatttaAGATTCGAGCTTGACTCTCTTTGACAAAATGAAATTAGAGAGATTAGACTTCACAAAAATCACCATTAATGACCTTTTATTTGTcaaatttcagacattttaaggACCTGCAGACGACTTGTAATTGCTGTTGTAAGCCCGCTGCCGGACTCTAAGCTGTCATCGGCTCTGTAACACACGGCGGCGATGTCCCACAGCGACAGGGCACGGAGGgaaagagctgctggaggacatTTGTGAGAACCACAGTGAAAGACATGTCCGGCTGACCACACCCCCGCGCAGATGAGCTCTATTTTTACTCCTGTTCCTGCCCGAGGTGTTCGGTTTCTCCTACGCTAGCTGGGCCGCCTCCGTGGAGAGAAAGGGGGGGGTTGGAGGAGAAAATGGACGCTCGCTCTCTGCTTCTCAAGACCCTCTGATACAGTAACCACCTCCCCAACTTCCCCACCTCCTCTGCCAACCTTGCTCTTTAGCCCCTCCGAGACCTCCAGCTGGCGCCAGGTCATAACGAAGCATGAGGGGGGCTTAAAAAAGAGCGGTGGCATTGTGTCGCCGCTTGGTTTTCGGGGGTGTTACGTGAGCCTTATTTGGAATAGACAGCAGAGCGATTGAGCCAAGTGGCCCACGGAGGACGGGAAGGGACGAGGGGGGTTTCAGACACTTTGGTTGCCAGATATGTGCCTGAAAACCCTCCTTCTGGCTACAGAACTTCTGGTGTTTATATCttattttaaatgacacatttccATGCTATTCCCAACATTATAAAGTcaatatattcacatttttagGCCGGCTCTTCTGCCATATTCGTGTCTCAAATCAATATGGAAAAATTCATCCAGATTAGCATAAAATCTGACTGTAAAATAACCTATTCATGAGGACAACGCTCGAAGGTGAGTCTCTTTTCGGTCGCCAAAGAATGAGCTCGGCTTTGCCAAGTGGAGGGTCAATCGTCTGATATTCATTTACATGACTCTCTGCTCCCTCCTTGTGGCCGTTTGTCGCCGCTGCAGAATCACACCAAGACAAGAAGCAGAAGGTAAAATTCACAACAGAGCAGCGGCAGCTGTAAAAAGACACATGATTTATTGCTCAGACAGTGCAAAGGACAGGCAACAGTTTACACTCTGGGGGTTAATCCCTTAACACATGACACAGCCTTTACTCTTTTATATTTAGTACATTGGAACGAGCTTTGCTGTTGACAAGAGCAAACTAAAGCAtccatgtcctttttttttttgttaacaaaCCTAAGTTTATAAAGTATATAGGtactaacaaaaacacaattttaatttcCCCACAATTAAAAAATTGAAAACTACTTTCCTCACAGTTTTGCGTAAACCCTCaaacaacaaaatctgagcaggAATTAATAAAGCAAAGAGTTACAtttatacacaaaaaaaaaactagagaAGCTCTCCCTGCAGACGCATCTTCAAGATAATTATGCATTTGAGCCGTGAGTGTTGGAATTATCCCGTTAATAATGCGTCccagaagagaaagagcaggAACAACATGGCACGACATGAAGTGTTTTCATGCAGAGAGCGAGAAGTGTGCGTCTTCTTCCGGGTTGTGTTTTCCCCCGCAGTGTGGGTGGGGAGGGGCTACCTGTGGGGAGACGTTTACACCTCGAAGCAGGGGAACCTCGCTCTCATCGGGTCCAGGAGGTCGGCCAAGAAGTAGATGGTGCCGGCCATGcctggaaacaggaagtggaggaggcgacagaaacacaaaaacgcTTAAATACGACATGATACTGGATCGTTTTCAGTTCAGTTAACGGTATTTTTTATTACCAGTGTgatttctctgattccagcttcttaaatgtgaatattttctagtttctggACGGTGCCGCTGAATTTGAGAAACTAGGAGCACCTGTGTGACTTATAAATATATCCTACTtcacctttaaaataaatccgaacactgttatttctgtaaATTGTCTGTTTATTACCAAAAGATTTAGCAATACGGTAAAGATTGTAAAAATACGAATGTTATTGTTCCTAAATTTTGTGCTGGTGCtcctaaaatgttcagtttcagGAGCACCAGTGCTTCTAATGGACGAAGTTACTCTGGAGCGCTGACAAAACATCCAAGGACGTCTTCTTGGGCTTTAAGAGACACGGATCGACAGTCTGTCACCATTTTATGACacttttaaagaccaaacaacttaTCGCTTAGCCGGAAAATAATATACGGATTAatttacaattaaaataattgttccCAAAAAGAAAGATATTCAATTAGTTatgatacaaaacaaagaaaa contains the following coding sequences:
- the mylz3 gene encoding myosin, light polypeptide 3, skeletal muscle — protein: MTEFSADQIEDFKEAFGLFDRVGDAQVAFNQVADIMRALGQNPTNKDVTKILGNPTADDMANKRINFEAFLPMLKEVDAMPKGTYDDYVEGLRVFDKEGNGTVMGAELRIVLSTLGEKMTEPEIDALMAGQEDENGSVHYEAFVKHILSV